A section of the Culex pipiens pallens isolate TS unplaced genomic scaffold, TS_CPP_V2 Cpp_Un0015, whole genome shotgun sequence genome encodes:
- the LOC120413631 gene encoding uncharacterized protein LOC120413631 produces the protein MNLTMRLLALASCLLLYPTSSGHRIQLSDSILDIINTRHVERVLAERRMNASSRDEKRYLVQNELAEDEDGGGGGGGGATEDSSIGSDLYQTPEVAIDFDFNGRRHGAGGGAFNETGGYQYQAATSSSSNADILADLQAYRGDKLLKSSKNALVVTRKEYLKKDWCKTEPLVQRIREEGCLSRTIINRFCYGQCNSFYIPKSPKRPRRHGGQNNNGGRGGHHHRNGGTPAPPREVDLDFEDEDLTGPAFRSCAFCKPKKFTWITVTLRCPSLVPQLRRKRIQRIKQCKCIAEPLN, from the coding sequence ATGAATCTGACGATGCGACTGCTAGCGCTGGCGTCCTGCCTGCTGCTCTACCCGACCTCCTCCGGCCACCGGATACAGCTGTCCGACTCGATTCTGGACATCATCAACACGCGGCACGTGGAACGAGTGCTCGCGGAACGGCGCATGAACGCCTCATCGCGCGACGAGAAACGCTACCTGGTTCAGAACGAGCTGGCCGAGGACGAggacggtggtggtggtggcggaggAGGGGCGACCGAGGACAGCAGCATCGGGTCCGATCTGTACCAAACGCCCGAGGTGGCGATTGACTTTGACTTTAACGGGAGACGTCACGGCGCAGGAGGAGGGGCGTTCAACGAGACTGGGGGTTATCAGTATCAGGCGGCTACGTCGTCCTCGTCGAATGCGGACATTCTGGCCGATCTGCAGGCATACCGCGGCGATAAGCTGCTCAAGTCGAGCAAGAACGCGCTGGTGGTAACGCGCAAAGAGTACCTCAAGAAGGACTGGTGCAAGACGGAACCGCTGGTGCAGCGAATCCGGGAAGAGGGCTGCCTCAGCCGGACCATCATCAACCGCTTCTGCTACGGCCAGTGCAACTCGTTCTACATTCCAAAGTCGCCCAAGCGGCCACGGCGGCATGGTGGCCAGAACAATAACGGTGGTCGAGGTGGTCACCACCATCGGAACGGTGGCACTCCGGCTCCACCCCGGGAGGTCGACCTGGACTTTGAGGACGAGGACCTGACCGGGCCGGCCTTCCGCTCGTGCGCCTTCTGCAAGCCGAAAAAGTTCACCTGGATCACGGTCACGTTGCGGTGTCCCTCGCTCGTGCCCCAGCTGCGCCGGAAGCGCATCCAACGCATCAAGCAGTGCAAATGCATCGCCGAGCCGTTGAACTAA
- the LOC120413624 gene encoding uncharacterized protein LOC120413624: MSRDLDRTGQNNLVKSEMPTTKRASDTSTNEFISFESSGERKRSSRDLRTLSSTSLSKDLSSHNSKFKSCHSGSIQRMSLTNSKERPVTSPICNTRNSFTSPTPQRRHSSSSRRHSSLHDPKGTSATTPHQSRHRPRLTATRWAIARVNEFDDGAKTYEILPDAPKLLPVVEGRKPLDVLRRMQKLQKTEPVPELTATEVIFATLPGGHTIAYKSDEAKSR, from the exons ATGTCGAGAGATTTAGACCGAACTGGACAAAACAATCTAGTTAAATCGGAAATGCCTACAACCAAAAGAGCCAGCGATACATCCACCAACGAGTTTATTTCATTTGAATCGTCAGGCGAAAGGAAACGCTCATCGAGGGACTTGCG CACATTGAGTTCAACTTCACTATCAAAAGACTTGTCTTCACATAACAGTAAATTCAAATCATGTCACTCCGGAAGTATTCAACGAATGTCTCTCACAAATAGCAAAG aaagacCAGTTACGAGTCCCATTTGCAATACTAGAAACAGCTTTACCTCACCAACCCCCCAAAGACGACACTCGTCTTCAAGTCGCCGTCACTCATCTCTTCATGACCCCAAGGGAACATCGGCCACGACGCCCCACCAGTCCCGCCACCGGCCCCGGTTGACCGCGACCAGATGGGCCATCGCACGGGTGAACGAGTTCGACGATGGGGCGAAAACGTACGAAATTCTTCCGGACGCCCCCAAACTACTGCCGGTGGTTGAGGGCCGCAAGCCACTGGACGTGCTACGGCGGATGCAGAAGCTGCAAAAAACCGAACCGGTTCCGGAACTGACCGCAACGGAAGTTATTTTCGCGACGCTTCCGGGGGGTCACACGATTGCGTACAAAAGTGATGAGGCCAAATCGCGGTGA